One genomic window of Peromyscus maniculatus bairdii isolate BWxNUB_F1_BW_parent chromosome 2, HU_Pman_BW_mat_3.1, whole genome shotgun sequence includes the following:
- the Ppih gene encoding peptidyl-prolyl cis-trans isomerase H: MAVANSSPVNPVVFFDVSIGGQEVGRMKIELFADVVPKTAENFRQFCTGEFRKDGVPIGYKGSTFHRVIKDFMIQGGDFVNGDGTGVASIYRGPFADENFKLRHSAPGLLSMANSGPSTNGCQFFITCSKCDWLDGKHVVFGKIIDGLLVMRKIENVPTGPNNKPKLPVVISQCGEM; this comes from the exons ATGGCGGTGGCAAATTCAAGTCCGGTTAACCCAGTGGTCTTCTTTGATGTCAGCATTGGCGGCCAG GAAGTTGGTCGCATGAAGATCGAGCTGTTTGCAGACGTGGTGCCTAAGACGGCAGAGAACTTTAG gcAATTCTGCACTGGAGAGTTCAG AAAAGATGGTGTTCCTATAGGATACAAAGGAAGCACCTTCCATAG GGTCATAAAGGATTTCATGATCCAGGGTGGAGATTTTGTTAAT GGAGATGGTACTGGAGTCGCTAGCATTTACCGTGGTCCATTTGCAGATGAAAATTTTAAACTTAGACACTCAGCTCCAGGCCTGCTTTCCATG GCAAACAGTGGTCCGAGTACAAACGGCTGCCAGTTCTTTATCACATGTTCTAAGTGTGATTGGCTGGATGGGAAGCACGTAGTATTTG GAAAAATCATTGATGGACTTCTGGTGATGAGAAAAATCGAG AACGTTCCCACGGGCCCTAACAATAAGCCCAAACTGCCAGTGGTGATCTCACAGTGTGGGGAAATGTAA